A stretch of the Panicum virgatum strain AP13 chromosome 9N, P.virgatum_v5, whole genome shotgun sequence genome encodes the following:
- the LOC120692106 gene encoding uncharacterized protein LOC120692106 yields MVTVDPKAAASAHQFTVVIDGVETAVHEGVLRCGGGGTVAVVGPGVLEVTRLRHVVVRGGGGGDVRFARCEYAAAEDCAAASFRRCGAVRVDGARGVAVRRCRSADVERAGAARVRGAGELRVGRCREADLAGCADAAVARCRAARADWCGALALGRCGSADVTRCGAVRVDRCRDASVSGCGAVAVRRGKVSVVEALKPVSPPVYQQAEPVLAAPVEIMSK; encoded by the coding sequence ATGGTGACCGTCGATCCgaaagccgccgcctccgcccaccAGTTCACCGTGGTCATCGACGGCGTCGAGACGGCCGTCCACGAGGGCGTgctccggtgcggcggcggcggcacggtggCCGTGGTCGGCCCGGGCGTCCTCGAGGTGACCCGCCTCCGGCACGTcgtggtgcgcggcggcggcggcggcgacgtccgcTTCGCGCGGTGCGAGTACGCGGCCGCCGAGGACTGCGCCGCGGCGTCGTTCCGCCGCTGCGGCGCGGTGCGCGTGGACGGGGCCCGCGGCGTGGCCGTGCGCCGGTGCCGGTCCGCCGACGTGGAGCGCGCGGGCGCCGCGCGCGTCCGCGGCGCCGGGGAGCTGCGCGTGGGCCGGTGCCGGGAGGCCGACCTGGCCGGGTGCGCCGacgcggccgtggcgcgctgccgcgcggcgcgcgccgaCTGGTGCGGCGCGCTCGCCCTGGGCCGCTGCGGCTCCGCCGACGTCACCCGCTGCGGCGCCGTGCGCGTCGACCGCTGCCGCGACGCCAGCGTGTCCGGGTGCGGCGCCGTCGCGGTGCGCCGCGGCAAGGTGAGCGTGGTCGAGGCGCTCAAGCCCGTGTCGCCGCCGGTGTACCAGCAGGCAGAGCCTGTCCTAGCGGCGCCGGTGGAAATCATGAGCAAGTGA
- the LOC120692105 gene encoding uncharacterized protein LOC120692105, which produces MPRSSAPAHRPANPMALVKAKPAGASTSAAASPAEPLFVVVLDGVETPIREGTLYGGDGGTVTVTAPGHLSAEGLRSVLVLVRGGDGAGGASATTARFALCADAAAEGVGAVAFDRCGAARAEGAREVSATRCRAAEVERAGKVTLERCRDARLRGGGAVRAARCRRADVESFGGARLARCKAARLDWCGTVEVDMCRAVHVTRCGAVTGERCRVVNAAGCGTVAVAHAEVNMLEEGRSSGCSESAFSAPPPAATAPWTDEEDSAAASASATL; this is translated from the coding sequence ATGCCTAGGAGTAGCGCTCCAGCTCACCGGCCAGCAAACCCGATGGCGCTCGTCAAGGCCAAGCCCGCCGGCGcgtccacctccgccgccgcatcgcCCGCGGAGCCCCtgttcgtcgtcgtcctcgacggCGTCGAGACGCCCATCCGCGAGGGGACGCTctacggcggcgacggcggcacggTCACCGTCACCGCCCCGGGCCACCTCTCCGCCGAGGGCCTCCGGagcgtcctcgtcctcgtccgcggcggcgacggggccgGAGGCGCGAGCGCGACCACCGCGCGGTTCGCGCTCTGCGCCGACGCGGCCGCCGAGGGCGTCGGCGCGGTGGCGTTCGaccggtgcggcgcggcgcgcgcggaagGCGCGCGGGAGGTGTCCGCGACCCGGTGCCGCGCCGCGGAGGTGGAGCGCGCGGGGAAGGTCACCCTCGAGCGGTGCCGGGAcgcgcggctccgcggcggcggggccgtccGCGCCGCGCGGTGCCGGCGCGCCGACGTCGAGAGCTTCGGCGGCGCGCGCCTCGCGCGGTGCAAGGCCGCGCGGCTCGACTGGTGCGGCACCGTGGAGGTCGACATGTGCAGGGCCGTCCACGTCACCCGCTGCGGCGCCGTCACCGGGGAGCGGTGCCGCGTCGTGAATGCCGCCGGGTGCGGGACCGTGGCCGTGGCGCACGCCGAGGTAAACATgctggaggaggggaggagcagCGGCTGCAGTGAGAGCGCGttctcggcgccgccgccggcggcgacagcGCCGTGGACAGATGAAGAGGATTCGGCAGCTGCAAGTGCAAGTGCTACTTTGTAA
- the LOC120688825 gene encoding receptor-like serine/threonine-protein kinase SD1-8, protein APAASAPGTGTSTTTDTVTAAAPLAGNRTLVSAGRGKFVLGFFAPEDGAEGRTYLGIWFSCIPARTVVWVANRGSPVLGPAAGAALRVLANGSLAVVDNDGAVVWATPPPVSSSASDDALDSSSTNATAQLLDDGNLVLRVPGAGVVWQSFDHPTDTLLLGMKLGIDFRAGLDRHLTSWRGPGDPSPGEYSFCLDPRGSPELFLYRRSARTYGSGPWNGFQFSGVPNLRSSALLTFRFVSAPGAEAFYSYGIDSDTVLTRFVVNSSGQIQRLMWIDMTRSWSLFWSYPLDECDGYRACGPYGVCSVDRSPICACAPGFGPRLPADWALRDGSGGCRRRTGLNCTGDGFATLANMKLPESANATVDMSLGLDECRRACLGNCACRAYASANVSCPGAAGCFMWTGDLLDMRKFSNGGQNLFVRLAAPDLPLSTSSAETNSRTARVVEIIVPSVVGLLLLLVGVCICVKKVKKRRKEAAPLPSRNAQSTPFGRRNQIAASSDAQDDSLHNGQGNSKDCDLPSFDVEKIQAATDNFSTHNKIGQGGFGPVYMGKLDNGQDIAVKRLSRRSTQGLREFKNEVKLIAKLQHRNLVRLLGCCIDGSERMLVYEYMHNRSLNTFLFNEERQPMLSWEKRFDIINGIARGILYLHQDSVLRIIHRDLKASNILLDRDMNPKISDFGVARIFGTDQTAAYTKKVVGTYGYMSPEYAMDGVFSTKSDVFSFGVLVLEIVSGKKNRGFYHNDLDLNLLRYAWRLWRDGQSLEFIDPSIADTSNAMEVLKCIQIGLLCVQEQPKRRPTMSAVTTMLTSENPTLPEPCEPAFSTGRNHDDDDDDEEGPEAKACRSDSASSWTVTVVEGR, encoded by the exons gcgccggccgcctccgcccccggGACCGggacctccaccaccaccgacaCGGTcacggcggccgcgccgctcgcggGGAACCGGACGCTGGTCTCGGCGGGGCGGGGCAAGTTCGTGCTGGGCTTCTTCGCGCCGGAGGACGGCGCGGAGGGGCGCACGTACCTCGGGATCTGGTTCAGCTGCATCCCCGCGCGGACCGTCGTGTGGGTGGCCAACCGCGGGAGCCCCGTGCtgggccccgcggccggcgccgcgctcAGGGTCCTAGCCAACGGTAGCCTAGCCGTCGTGGACAACGACGGCGCGGTGGTctgggccacgccgccgccagtgTCGTCCTCGGCGTCTGACGACGCGCTCGATTCTAGTAGTACAAACGCCACCGCGCAGCTCCTGGACGACGGCAACCTCGTGCTGCGCGTCCCGGGGGCCGGCGTGGTGTGGCAGAGCTTCGACCACCCCACCGACACGCTCCTCCTGGGCATGAAGCTCGGCATCGACTTCCGCGCGGGCCTGGACCGGCACCTGACCTCGTGGCGGGGCCCCGGGGACCCGTCCCCGGGGGAGTACTCCTTCTGCCTCGAcccgcgcggctcgccggagctcttcCTCTACCGCCGGTCCGCGCGGACCTACGGCAGCGGGCCCTGGAACGGCTTCCAGTTCTCCGGCGTGCCCAACCTCCGGTCCAGCGCCCTCCTCACCTTCCGCTTCGTCTCCGCGCCCGGCGCCGAGGCCTTCTACAGCTACGGCATCGACAGCGACACCGTGCTCACGCGCTTCGTCGTCAACTCCTCCGGCCAGATCCAGCGCCTCATGTGGATCGACATGACGCGCTCCTGGAGCCTCTTCTGGTCCTACCCGCTCGACGAGTGCGACGGCTACCGCGCCTGCGGGCCCTACGGCGTCTGCAGCGTCGACCGCTCGCCCATCTGCGCCTGCGCGCCGGGCTTCGGCCCGCGCCTCCCCGCCGACTGGGCGCTCAGGGACGGCTCcggcggctgccgccgccgcaccgggcTCAACTGCACCGGCGACGGCTTCGCCACGCTCGCCAACATGAAGCTGCCGGAGTCGGCCAACGCCACGGTCGACATGTCCCTCGGCCTCGACGAGTGCCGCCGGGCCTGCCTCGGGAACTGCGCCTGCCGGGCCTACGCCAGCGCCAACGTCAGCTGCCCGGGCGCGGCGGGGTGCTTCATGTGGACCGGCGATCTGCTGGACATGAGGAAGTTCAGCAATGGCGGACAGAATCTCTTCGTCCGGCTCGCCGCGCCCGATCTAC CTCTCAGCACCTCCTCAGCAGAGACTAATTCAAGAACGGCAAGGGTCGTCGAGATCATTGTCCCATCGGTCGTCGGACTGCTGTTACTACTAGTTGGAGTCTGCATCTGTGTCAAGAAGGTCAAGAAGCGCCGGAAGGAAGCTGCTCCCTTACCGTCGAGGAACGCACAGAGCACGCCTTTCGGACGAAGGAACCAGATTGCTGCATCGAGTGATGCTCAGGACGACTCCCTGCACAACGGTCAGGGAAATAGCAAGGATTGTGATCTCCCGTCGTTCGATGTGGAGAAGATCCAAGCTGCCACGGACAACTTCTCGACCCACAACAAGATCGGCCAGGGCGGATTTGGCCCGGTTTACATG GGGAAGCTTGACAACGGGCAGGACATAGCGGTGAAGAGGCTGTCGCGGCGATCGACGCAGGGGCTCCGGGAGTTCAAGAACGAGGTCAAGCTGATCGCCAAGCTCCAGCACAGGAACCTCGTCAGGCTGCTCGGCTGCTGCATCGACGGCTCCGAGAGGATGCTGGTCTACGAGTACATGCACAACCGGAGCCTCAACACCTTCCTCTTCA ATGAAGAGAGGCAGCCGATGCTGAGCTGGGAGAAGCGGTTCGACATCATCAACGGCATCGCGCGGGGGATCCTGTACCTTCACCAGGACTCGGTGCTGAGGATCATCCACCGGGACCTCAAGGCCAGCAACATTCTGCTCGACAGGGACATGAACCCGAAGATCTCCGACTTCGGCGTCGCGAGGATATTCGGGACGGACCAGACCGCCGCCTACACCAAGAAAGTGGTCGGAACATA CGGGTACATGTCCCCTGAATACGCCATGGACGGGGTCTTCTCCACGAAGTCCGACGTGTTCAGCTTCGGCGTGCTGGTGCTCGAGATCGTCAGCGGGAAGAAGAACAGAGGGTTCTACCACAACGATCTCGACCTCAACCTCCTGCGATAC GCGTGGAGGCTGTGGAGGGACGGCCAGAGCCTGGAGTTCATCGACCCGTCCATCGCGGACACGTCCAACGCCATGGAGGTGCTCAAGTGCATCCAGATCGGCCTGCTGTGCGTGCAGGAGCAGCCGAAGCGCAGGCCGACCATGTCGGCGGTGACCACGATGCTGACCAGCGAGAACCCCACGCTGCCGGAGCCGTGCGAGCCGGCGTTCAGCACGGGGAggaaccacgacgacgacgatgacgacgaggaGGGCCCGGAGGCGAAGGCCTGCCGGTCCGACAGCGCCAGCAGCTGGACTGTAACCGTAGTGGAGGGTAGATAG
- the LOC120693539 gene encoding glycine-rich cell wall structural protein 1-like: MQTPMASSTCRPVISVLLACSFLLPLTHARLLLAGTTNGTVVNESKSFSIRAGSGEGGGRGFGVTIGHGGHDTSIGIGGGFGGGAGTARGGGASVGGGAGAGVGINVGHGGVDVGIGGGGGGAVSGGGGGGVGVHIGRGGVSVGTGGGGGGGGGVGGGNGGGGSGGGSGVGRSGNAVGSGGGYGNANGSSGGGAGSGVGSAGGAVGGGSGGGGGGQG; this comes from the coding sequence ATGCAGACTCCCATGGCGAGCTCCACTTGCCGCCCGGTCATTTCAGTTTTGCTAGCGTgctccttccttctccctctTACCCATGCAAGGCTTCTCCTCGCCGGCaccaccaacggcaccgtcgtCAACGAGAGCAAATCCTTCTCCATCAGAGCCGGCagcggggagggcggcggccgcggattcGGCGTGACCATCGGCCACGGCGGGCACGACACGTCGATTGGGATCGGCGGTGGGTTCGGAGGCGGAGCCGGCActgcccgtggcggcggcgcgagcgtggGAGGCGGAGCGGGCGCTGGCGTCGGCATCAACGTAGGACACGGCGGGGTTGATGTTGGgatcggcgggggcgggggcggtgcggtcagcggcggcggcggcggcggtgttggtGTTCACATAGGCCGTGGTGGAGTGAGTGTTGgcacgggtggcggcggcggcggcggcggaggtgtggGTGGCGGAAACGGTGGTGGTGGTTCCGGCGGTGGCAGCGGTGTTGGACGTTCCGGCAACGCGGTCGGGAGCGGCGGAGGGTACGGGAACGCGAATGGAAGTAGCGGAGGTGGAGCGGGCAGTGGAGTTGGGTCGGCCGGCGGAGCTGTTGGCGGCGGCtctggaggtggcggcggtggccaagGTTGA